In one window of Canis aureus isolate CA01 chromosome 25, VMU_Caureus_v.1.0, whole genome shotgun sequence DNA:
- the FAM186B gene encoding protein FAM186B isoform X5 → MEKDRPPQLMTPASVKAIISRIEAAQLTRAQEDISSQLSDILDNVNCVINRFQEELGYDLREKAKSDQIEQKGKNRFILLEKIASFSKDAKTKEKHLYEILRWLGDWGDSLTYELRNRKGKEEEEALDEWINVMEKVLPLSLIATKGGIESLISLCSTLIEGQKKRTQISKHTFWQNWWEQSPPKSTSYPQPLSPEQMLQDKHTTCMKVSEVKSMLQELLDSTMFNQGEVRAIRYMSAVVENLNKALTLQHKEHSNLETKYRNLKIEMTQELSSQRLYFQNSLQVLQTKRDALLKQVEILGGKYHDLLLIKHSLEFQLKKAQSARNQAEEVAAIFVDSRGPPEKETLPKKESITEETQKESKKEELFLSLPPGSMATAWDSDPRPSASQPLSIMTMQSRIADVYSSKDTEHLQSMLPSSVDHRFPKKWERPVAESPGHQVKDQTDFQKASQEKEGLQMKSHSRMQLSPESSEKVGLESKVERREEELSWERQRQQWLEEQEMWLQRQKKWALLEQEHQEKLHQWEVEEALREQQQRLGQQEKEQGGPRRETGQPGEHVDRVLFMTTRHWRDLEKASLAPPPSRAQSAHPGGRPHLSPRAQQPAPRNQRNLSSAKSAQKPRACQVPTKPKKLASFPVSGTSIQKVSRPPLHVSPVTLKGKVYRMDVEAQRKNLQLLSEEAELGLPHYLRSKALELTTTTMELSMLRLQCLCHRYILYRRFQHLRQEVINHIQVIRETGTTYKAQNLYVFLENIDNLQNFWLQAWTDKQKEVEEKRRECLSSMVTMFPKMPGLLRTLLVPGS, encoded by the exons ATGGAGAAAGACAGGCCTCCACAGTTGATGACCCCTGCATCGGTGAAAGCCATCATCTCAAGGATTGAGGCTGCCCAACTAACACGAGCTCAGGAG GATATTTCTTCCCAGCTCTCAGACATCTTGGACAACGTCAACTGTGTCATCAACCGCTTCCAGGAAGAATTAGGATATGATTtaagagaaaaggcaaaatcTGACCAGATAGAGCAAAAGGGCAAGAACAGATTCATCTTGCTGGAGAAAATTGCCTCCTTCTCCAAAGATGCTAAGACCAAAGAGAAGCACTTGTATGAAATTCTCCGCTGGCTGGGGGACTGGG GTGACAGTCTGACCTATGAGCTCAGGAACAGGAAGggtaaggaggaagaggaagctcTGGATGAATGGATCAATGTGATGGAAAAGGTGTTACCTCTCTCCCTCATTGCCACCAAAGGAGGCATCGAGTCTCTCATTTCCCTTTGCTCTACTCTCATTGAAGGACAAAAGAAAAGGACACAAA TATCCAAACACACCTTCTGGCAGAACTGGTGGGAACAAAGCCCCCCCAAATCTACATCCtaccctcagccactgagcccagagcagaTGCTCCAGGACAAGCACACTACCTGCATGAAGGTCTCTGAGGTGAAGTCCATGCTGCAGGAGCTCCTGGACTCCACCATGTTCAACCAGGGGGAGGTCAGAGCCATCAGGTACATGTCTGCCGTGGTGGAGAACCTCAACAAGGCCTTGACCCTCCAGCACAAGGAACACAGTAACCTAGAGACCAAATATAGGAACCTGAAAATAGAGATGACCCAGGAACTGAGCAGCCAGCGGCTCTATTTTCAGAATTCCCTCCAAGTTCTCCAGACCAAGAGGGATGCCCTACTAAAGCAGGTAGAGATTCTAGGGGGGAAATACCATGACCTTCTCCTGATCAAGCACTCCTTAGAGTTCCAGCTGAAGAAGGCACAGTCTGCTAGAAACCAGGCAGAAGAAGTGGCTGCAATCTTTGTTGACTCCCGGGGGCCCCCTGAGAAAGAGACCCTCccaaagaaagaaagcatcaCGGAGGAGACCCAAAAGGAATCCAAGAAGGAGGAGTTGTTTTTGTCCCTGCCCCCAGGTTCCATGGCCACAGCCTGGGACAGTGATCCTAGGCCTTCAGCGTCTCAGCCACTTTCCATCATGACCATGCAGTCTAGGATTGCAGATGTGTACAGCAGCAAGGACACTGAGCATCTCCAGTCCATGTTGCCATCCTCCGTGGATCACAGGTTTCCTAAGAAATGGGAAAGACCCGTGGCAGAGAGCCCAGGCCACCAAGTCAAAGACCAGACAGACTTCCAGAAAGCATCCCAGGAGAAGGAAGGCCTCCAAATGAAGTCTCATTCAAGGATGCAGCTGTCCCCAGAGAGCTCTGAGAAGGTGGGCTTGGAGAGCAAGGTGGAGCGCAGGGAAGAGGAACTcagctgggagaggcagaggcagcagtggctggaggagcaggagatGTGGCTACAGCGGCAGAAGAAATGGGCCCTGCTGGAGCAGGAGCACCAGGAGAAGCTGCATCAGTGGGAGGTGGAAGAGGCACTGAGAGAGCAGCAGCAGAGGTTGGGCCAGCAGGAGAAAGAGCAAGGGGGCCCACGGAGAGAGACGGGGCAGCCAGGGGAGCACGTGGACAGGGTGCTCTTCATGACCACCAGGCACTGGAGGGACTTGGAGAAGGCATCCCTGGCGCCTCCCCCAAGCCGGGCCCAGTCTGCTCACCCAGGCGGGAGGCCACACTTgtcccccagggcccagcagccgGCCCCCAGAAACCAGAGGAACCTGAGTTCcgccaagtctgcccagaaaccACGGGCCTGCCAGGTTCCTACCAAACCCAAGAAATTAGCCTCCTTCCCTGTCTCGGGGACATCTATCCAAAAGGTGTCCCGGCCTCCTTTGCACGTATCCCCAGTAACTCTTAAGGGGAAAGTATACCGCATGGACGTGGAAGCCCAGAGGAAGAACCTGCAGCTCCTGAGTGAGGAGGCTGAGCTGGGGCTGCCCCACTACCTGCGCAGCAAGGCGCTGGagctcaccaccaccaccatggagCTGAGCATGCTCCGGCTGCAGTGCCTGTGCCATAGGTACATCCTCTACAGGCGCTTCCAGCACCTCCG ACAGGAAGTGATCAACCACATACAAGTCATCCGAGAAACAGGGACTACCTACAAGGCCCAGAACCTCTATGTCTTCCTCGAAAACATCGACAATCTGCAGAACTTCTGGCTGCAGGCCTGGACAGACAAGCAGAAGGAAGTGGAGGAGAAGCGCCGAGAGTGCCTGAGCAGCATGGTGACCATGTTCCCCAAG ATGCCAGGTCTCCTCCGGACACTTCTGGTCCCAGGTTCCTGA
- the FAM186B gene encoding protein FAM186B isoform X2 — MEKDRPPQLMTPASVKAIISRIEAAQLTRAQEDISSQLSDILDNVNCVINRFQEELGYDLREKAKSDQIEQKGKNRFILLEKIASFSKDAKTKEKHLYEILRWLGDWGDSLTYELRNRKGKEEEEALDEWINVMEKVLPLSLIATKGGIESLISLCSTLIEGQKKRTQISKHTFWQNWWEQSPPKSTSYPQPLSPEQMLQDKHTTCMKVSEVKSMLQELLDSTMFNQGEVRAIRYMSAVVENLNKALTLQHKEHSNLETKYRNLKIEMTQELSSQRLYFQNSLQVLQTKRDALLKQVEILGGKYHDLLLIKHSLEFQLKKAQSARNQAEEVAAIFVDSRGPPEKETLPKKESITEETQKESKKEELFLSLPPGSMATAWDSDPRPSASQPLSIMTMQSRIADVYSSKDTEHLQSMLPSSVDHRFPKKWERPVAESPGHQVKDQTDFQKASQEKEGLQMKSHSRMQLSPESSEKVGLESKVERREEELSWERQRQQWLEEQEMWLQRQKKWALLEQEHQEKLHQWEVEEALREQQQRLGQQEKEQGGPRRETGQPGEHVDRVLFMTTRHWRDLEKASLAPPPSRAQSAHPGGRPHLSPRAQQPAPRNQRNLSSAKSAQKPRACQVPTKPKKLASFPVSGTSIQKVSRPPLHVSPVTLKGKVYRMDVEAQRKNLQLLSEEAELGLPHYLRSKALELTTTTMELSMLRLQCLCHRYILYRRFQHLRQEVINHIQVIRETGTTYKAQNLYVFLENIDNLQNFWLQAWTDKQKEVEEKRRECLSSMVTMFPKLQLEWNVHLHTPVVTNPKSRKSKPPPSYLQHTHSCNPSCKQSPEHFPSKHWECVPLRMARHQENQMEAVWKTDVASSSHPIEKKTPSSLLWDQLGGYPDIPRLLALDVHSSFQKSLRSLKGLAPPTCMSVWSWMVQ; from the exons ATGGAGAAAGACAGGCCTCCACAGTTGATGACCCCTGCATCGGTGAAAGCCATCATCTCAAGGATTGAGGCTGCCCAACTAACACGAGCTCAGGAG GATATTTCTTCCCAGCTCTCAGACATCTTGGACAACGTCAACTGTGTCATCAACCGCTTCCAGGAAGAATTAGGATATGATTtaagagaaaaggcaaaatcTGACCAGATAGAGCAAAAGGGCAAGAACAGATTCATCTTGCTGGAGAAAATTGCCTCCTTCTCCAAAGATGCTAAGACCAAAGAGAAGCACTTGTATGAAATTCTCCGCTGGCTGGGGGACTGGG GTGACAGTCTGACCTATGAGCTCAGGAACAGGAAGggtaaggaggaagaggaagctcTGGATGAATGGATCAATGTGATGGAAAAGGTGTTACCTCTCTCCCTCATTGCCACCAAAGGAGGCATCGAGTCTCTCATTTCCCTTTGCTCTACTCTCATTGAAGGACAAAAGAAAAGGACACAAA TATCCAAACACACCTTCTGGCAGAACTGGTGGGAACAAAGCCCCCCCAAATCTACATCCtaccctcagccactgagcccagagcagaTGCTCCAGGACAAGCACACTACCTGCATGAAGGTCTCTGAGGTGAAGTCCATGCTGCAGGAGCTCCTGGACTCCACCATGTTCAACCAGGGGGAGGTCAGAGCCATCAGGTACATGTCTGCCGTGGTGGAGAACCTCAACAAGGCCTTGACCCTCCAGCACAAGGAACACAGTAACCTAGAGACCAAATATAGGAACCTGAAAATAGAGATGACCCAGGAACTGAGCAGCCAGCGGCTCTATTTTCAGAATTCCCTCCAAGTTCTCCAGACCAAGAGGGATGCCCTACTAAAGCAGGTAGAGATTCTAGGGGGGAAATACCATGACCTTCTCCTGATCAAGCACTCCTTAGAGTTCCAGCTGAAGAAGGCACAGTCTGCTAGAAACCAGGCAGAAGAAGTGGCTGCAATCTTTGTTGACTCCCGGGGGCCCCCTGAGAAAGAGACCCTCccaaagaaagaaagcatcaCGGAGGAGACCCAAAAGGAATCCAAGAAGGAGGAGTTGTTTTTGTCCCTGCCCCCAGGTTCCATGGCCACAGCCTGGGACAGTGATCCTAGGCCTTCAGCGTCTCAGCCACTTTCCATCATGACCATGCAGTCTAGGATTGCAGATGTGTACAGCAGCAAGGACACTGAGCATCTCCAGTCCATGTTGCCATCCTCCGTGGATCACAGGTTTCCTAAGAAATGGGAAAGACCCGTGGCAGAGAGCCCAGGCCACCAAGTCAAAGACCAGACAGACTTCCAGAAAGCATCCCAGGAGAAGGAAGGCCTCCAAATGAAGTCTCATTCAAGGATGCAGCTGTCCCCAGAGAGCTCTGAGAAGGTGGGCTTGGAGAGCAAGGTGGAGCGCAGGGAAGAGGAACTcagctgggagaggcagaggcagcagtggctggaggagcaggagatGTGGCTACAGCGGCAGAAGAAATGGGCCCTGCTGGAGCAGGAGCACCAGGAGAAGCTGCATCAGTGGGAGGTGGAAGAGGCACTGAGAGAGCAGCAGCAGAGGTTGGGCCAGCAGGAGAAAGAGCAAGGGGGCCCACGGAGAGAGACGGGGCAGCCAGGGGAGCACGTGGACAGGGTGCTCTTCATGACCACCAGGCACTGGAGGGACTTGGAGAAGGCATCCCTGGCGCCTCCCCCAAGCCGGGCCCAGTCTGCTCACCCAGGCGGGAGGCCACACTTgtcccccagggcccagcagccgGCCCCCAGAAACCAGAGGAACCTGAGTTCcgccaagtctgcccagaaaccACGGGCCTGCCAGGTTCCTACCAAACCCAAGAAATTAGCCTCCTTCCCTGTCTCGGGGACATCTATCCAAAAGGTGTCCCGGCCTCCTTTGCACGTATCCCCAGTAACTCTTAAGGGGAAAGTATACCGCATGGACGTGGAAGCCCAGAGGAAGAACCTGCAGCTCCTGAGTGAGGAGGCTGAGCTGGGGCTGCCCCACTACCTGCGCAGCAAGGCGCTGGagctcaccaccaccaccatggagCTGAGCATGCTCCGGCTGCAGTGCCTGTGCCATAGGTACATCCTCTACAGGCGCTTCCAGCACCTCCG ACAGGAAGTGATCAACCACATACAAGTCATCCGAGAAACAGGGACTACCTACAAGGCCCAGAACCTCTATGTCTTCCTCGAAAACATCGACAATCTGCAGAACTTCTGGCTGCAGGCCTGGACAGACAAGCAGAAGGAAGTGGAGGAGAAGCGCCGAGAGTGCCTGAGCAGCATGGTGACCATGTTCCCCAAG CTCCAGCTGGAGTGGAATGTTCATCTGCACACTCCTGTGGTCACCAACCCAAAGTCAAGGAAAAGCAAACCACCCCCGTCCTATCTCCAGCACACGCACTCCTGTAATCCCTCCTGCAAGCAGTCCCCAGAGCACTTCCCATCCAAGCACTGGGAATGTGTGCCCCTGCGCATGGCCCG